CGGCGATAATATCCGCGGCGATAGAAAGGCATACGGGTGCCAGGGGGCGGGGCGGTCACGCCTTCGCGGAAGAAATATCCGCCCATCAAGCGATAGAAAAACAGCAGCAGAAACGCGCCACCCGTGCCGACGGCAAAACCTAACGGACTGATCGGTGAGATGTGCCGGTCGGAAAAGTAAGACAAAATGCCGCAGCCGATGATGGTGCCGCCGATGCCCATCATCAGCGTGGCGATGGTCCCGCCCGGGTCGCGTCCCGGCATAATGGCTTTGGCCAGCAAACCCACCAACGTGCCAAAGCCGACCCACACCAACAATTCGTTGGCGGCCTGCTGCACGGCGGTGGAGAATTCAACGTCGGCCATAGAACGCAAAAGACGAATTTCGAATGTCGAATGAATGACCAATGACCAAATCCCAATGACCAAATAGGTTGAGTCTCAACCATTTTTCATTAGTCATTCGAGCTTAGGCATTCGTCATTTGGAGATTTCCCTCAGCGCGGCTGACGTCCGATGGGGCGCCCTGCGAAGGGCGACGCCGATCAGACGTCAGCGCGAAGGGGTCGTCCCCCCTGCCGCCGGCAACGGGTTGAAATTGCCTTCGATTGCTCGATGGCAAAACCGGCAACCTGGCCGACGTCCGACAAACTTGTACGGCTCGAAGCCCGAGGGTTGCGAGCCGGCGCCTGGGGCTTTTTCGGCCAAAGGCTTGGTGAACTGGTAATTTGGGATCGTGCGGCGGTTTAGCCGCAGTTCAATTCGTGTTTGGTGCAGATTTGATTTGCTTGTGTCTTGCTGCAATATCGTTATTGTTGCACTGGGGCCGGTGGCGGCGGCAGCGTTGACGGTGGTCCTTGTTGCTGCTCTTGCGATTCGCGATATTCCTTTTGGGCCGCAGCTTCGTTAGTTAAAGGGAACTGATTGCCCGGCGGAAAGTATTGCACTTGCGAGCTTAAATAATATCCGCTGGGTAAATTCTGGCCGGAGTACGTGCCCATGCAGCCAGTCAGTCCGCAAAAGCCTGCCAGGGCCACGGCCCACAAGGCGTGTTTCCAAAAGCGAGCGGTTGACATTGAATTCATCGACCACCTCCTGCGGCATTCGCGCGGGGATTCCTCAAGCGCAGCGATTTGCTGGCCGCGGCAGGCGTACTCTGCCAGCGGGTGCAAATTCTAAAATCGTTACAATCGTTATCGTCTATCCAAGCGACCAACTTGCGAACGATTTGGGAAATCGGACCTGCTAGCACGCAGATTTGAACGACCGAGACACTGAGGCACAGAGCAGGCAGCGGTAGCTTTATTAGGACGCCAGGAATTCAGGATCGCATAGAGCTTGCCATCATCAGTTTTGCTCTCCTGGCTTCCTATTAACAATTCTTCTCTGTGTCTCCGTGTCTCCGTGGTGAAAAAGGCTGAATTGGCTACTAGTCGCGGAAGCTGTCGAGCCGGGGTATGATGAATTTAGCGCCTGATCGGCCAATTGGGACAGAATTGCCGTCGGGACAGAATCTATGCGGAGGCGAAACATGATGCTTTCCTTTGCGCGCGGGCGAGTGCCTGCCCGAGAGCGTGTTCCCGTGCCGTTTCATGCACGGTCCGTGTCAACCGCTGCGGCATTGCTGTTCATTGTTTCGCTAGCATTGCTGGCTTGTGGAGCGACTCCTGCCGGGGCCCAAGTACAGCAAGTTCCCATCATGGCGCCAGCCCAAGTTCCGATGGGGGGCGGGCGCTCGTATCCCACGCAAACATATTTTATTGCATTCAATTCGCTCAACGACGGCGATTACAAAACCGCGCTGGATCAGTATACCCGTGAATTGCGCGGCGCCTATCGGAACGGGCAAACGCGCTGGCTCGATTCCATTTGCGATTACACAATGGTGGGCGAATGCGATTACCGGTTGGGCGATTATTCCGACGCGCTGGAAAACTTCAATGCAGCATTGCAATTGTACATGGCCAATTCGGATTGGATGCTGCGCGTGCAATTTCCACCCACGCTGGGTTCCTCGGGCCCTTCCCGCGGCGCGCCGTGGGGTAAAAGCACCCGGGGGACTGCCCCGGCGCGCATTCCAGAAACCCTGCCGATTGGCGTCGGCAATTTTGATCCCAATCAATTGAATGCAGTGTTGCAGCGCGGCGGCGGTGTGATTTCGCCACCCATGTATTTGTCGATCAACGTGCAGGAAATCGTGCGTTGCACGTGTCTGGCAATGCTGCGCCGCCAAGAAATTTTGGGGCCGCTGGTAACCCATGACACGCTGACCGACGAGGTGCTAGCCACGACGAGCCGGCGACAAGGCCCGCCCAACCATTGGTCGGAAGCGTGGCTCGATGCGTTGCAAGCCACAGCCTATAACTCGGCCGGGAAAGAGGGCCAGGCCATTGCGCTGCTCAAGCGTTCGCTGTTGATGCAAGGACAGTTCGATCACCCATTGACCGGGTTGGCCTTGTTGCAATTGGGACAGTTGTCGATGGAGACGGGCGATTACAAAACTGCCGGCGGATATTTCGAGGAAGCCACTTATACCGGCTACGATTATTCCGACGCCACGGTGATTACCGAGGGATTCAAAAAACTGTTTTTGGCGCATCTTCTGGCCGGCGATGTCGCTACGTTGGATACGCTTCTTACGCAGGCCGAGGGTTGGGCCCGGAATAAGGCCCGCGAATTGGAAGCTACGATCTTGCTGATGGCGGCGGAAAGTCTGGCCGATCGGGGTGATCGCCAACAAGCGGTCGCACTATTGGGCGACGCAACCGGAACCATCGGCCGCCGCACCATGGGAATGTGCGAAATCGGTTCACAACTGTATTTCCTGACCGCGTTAACGCAATATCAAGCCGGGGCCATCAACTCCGGCGATACCGCGTTTAACAACGCTTTGCAATGGTACAAAAACGGCGGTTCGAAATGGCTGTTTCAAATCGGGCAGGCTGACAATTTGTGCGTGAGCAATCCAAACGGTCGGTACGATCGTCACGTGGCGATGCCGCTGTACGCCGACATGCTGCGCGATCCGACACCTGCCGATTGGGCGATGCAACCGTTGGAAAGTTTGGCCGTGATGGCGACGCCACATCCGTTGCCTTTTGAGCATTGGTTGGAAATCGCCGTGCAGCAGGCCAC
The DNA window shown above is from Pirellulales bacterium and carries:
- a CDS encoding GlsB/YeaQ/YmgE family stress response membrane protein; protein product: MADVEFSTAVQQAANELLVWVGFGTLVGLLAKAIMPGRDPGGTIATLMMGIGGTIIGCGILSYFSDRHISPISPLGFAVGTGGAFLLLFFYRLMGGYFFREGVTAPPPGTRMPFYRRGYYRRARYDD